One genomic segment of Rubeoparvulum massiliense includes these proteins:
- a CDS encoding aspartate kinase: MKVSKFGGTSLASAAQMKKVVQIVLADPERKVVVVSAPGKRFASDQKVTDLLITCAEEKLQTGKIETDSLLAILQRYEEITTGLALPPTLLDELESRLRHRLAQPIVEKAPWIDGVKATGEEASSLILAALLRKQGQDATAIDPKEAGMLLTSEYGQARVLPEAYERLSSLREREGILVFPGFYGFTSEGNLVTFPRGGSDITGSILAKAVGAQLYENFTDVDAVYSVSPAYVANPKPISVLTYQEMRELSYAGFSVFNDEALQPAFQAKIPVCIKNTNNPSAPGTMVVFEREAKPSTIAGIACDHPFCSILVSKYLLHREIGFGRRLLEIIEDEGISYEHSPSGIDQISVILRQDSLSAEKEVRIRQRIEEELQVDHIEVVHDLSMIMVVGEGMRSYPGIAAKATNALAQAEVNIVMINQGSSEVSMMFGIKQSDEHRAISSLYQAFFEENN, from the coding sequence ATGAAAGTGAGTAAATTTGGCGGCACATCCCTAGCATCAGCCGCACAGATGAAGAAGGTTGTTCAGATCGTACTAGCGGACCCCGAGCGGAAGGTAGTGGTGGTCTCAGCGCCAGGCAAACGCTTTGCCTCAGATCAGAAGGTGACTGATTTACTCATCACCTGTGCCGAGGAGAAGCTACAGACTGGTAAGATCGAGACGGACTCGCTCCTAGCAATTCTCCAGCGCTATGAGGAGATTACCACTGGACTTGCATTACCGCCTACTTTACTCGATGAATTGGAGAGCCGATTACGCCATCGTTTGGCTCAGCCCATCGTTGAAAAGGCGCCTTGGATCGATGGGGTAAAAGCAACTGGTGAGGAAGCGAGCTCATTGATTCTCGCTGCTCTATTACGGAAACAGGGGCAGGACGCAACAGCCATTGACCCAAAGGAAGCAGGTATGCTCCTAACCTCTGAATATGGTCAGGCGAGAGTGTTGCCTGAGGCGTATGAACGCTTATCATCCCTTCGTGAGCGAGAGGGGATTCTTGTTTTTCCAGGATTTTATGGCTTCACGAGCGAGGGGAATCTAGTCACATTTCCTCGAGGTGGATCAGACATTACTGGATCGATTCTAGCAAAAGCGGTGGGTGCTCAACTCTATGAGAATTTTACGGATGTAGATGCGGTCTACTCCGTTTCTCCCGCCTATGTGGCCAATCCGAAGCCCATCTCCGTTTTGACCTATCAAGAGATGCGTGAGCTCTCCTATGCAGGCTTTAGCGTTTTCAATGATGAGGCACTACAGCCTGCCTTTCAGGCGAAGATACCGGTGTGCATCAAGAACACGAACAATCCTAGTGCACCAGGTACGATGGTAGTTTTCGAACGCGAGGCGAAGCCTTCCACCATTGCCGGGATCGCCTGTGATCATCCCTTCTGCAGTATTCTGGTCAGTAAATATCTCTTGCACCGTGAGATTGGATTTGGTCGTAGATTACTAGAGATTATTGAGGATGAAGGGATCTCCTACGAGCACTCCCCTTCAGGGATTGACCAAATCTCTGTAATCCTTCGTCAGGATTCGCTCTCTGCAGAGAAAGAAGTGCGAATTCGTCAACGGATCGAAGAAGAACTACAGGTGGATCATATTGAGGTAGTGCATGATCTATCGATGATTATGGTGGTAGGGGAAGGAATGCGGAGTTATCCAGGGATTGCCGCAAAAGCCACCAACGCATTGGCCCAAGCTGAGGTGAACATCGTCATGATCAACCAAGGGTCATCTGAGGTGAGCATGATGTTTGGTATTAAGCAATCGGATGAACACCGAGCGATCAGTAGCTTATATCAGGCGTTTTTTGAAGAGAATAACTAA
- a CDS encoding ATP-dependent Clp protease ATP-binding subunit: MLCMRCGQQEATVLMERRVNHQHEQLALCSSCYEAMVKAKEIESVDAFTNPSSLFQSFWKEFSSTPTFWPFHQALDGEMDHLEGGSNEEGTIDPGKKMVQHSSVSKGKGVLGQFGRNLTDIAKTGMIDPVIGRDDEIEQVVEILNRRNKNNPVLIGEPGVGKTAIAEGLALRVVEGKVPTKLLDKEIISLDVASLLAGTSYRGQFEERMKQLVQELEQNQQVILFIDEIHQIVGAGKTEGSTDAGNILKPALARGDIQVIGATTLKEYREIEKDAALERRFQPVLVKEPSVEDTVQILKGLRPHYEAYHGVTYSDEVLAACAQLSQRYIQDRHLPDKAIDLMDQAGSMVNLKLHDQDLNAMKKRFEEVVKEKAEAAEQENYEKAAYLRQEELLLQEKMSKAEQGESKHEVTVEDIHQILEKKTGIPVAKIQTDEQTRLRNLDEELKKQVIGQPEAVEQVARAIRRSRAGFHYGDRPIASFLFVGPTGVGKTELSRSLANTLFGDRHALVRLDMSEYMEKHAVAKLIGSPPGYIGHEDGGQLTEIIRRQPYSILLLDEMEKAHPDVQHLFLQVLEDGRLTDSHGRTVSFKDTIIIMTSNAKDIHQYFRPEFLNRLDHIIHFRALEKEDLLQIIDLLLADVERIATERQLQLEITKEAKERLVELGYDPQYGARPLRRTIQRYVEDPIVDLLLEKEDVKKIKVERVGERIEVKVVE, translated from the coding sequence ATGTTATGTATGCGTTGTGGTCAGCAGGAAGCGACTGTATTGATGGAGCGTCGTGTGAATCATCAGCATGAACAATTGGCGCTCTGCTCCTCTTGTTATGAAGCAATGGTCAAAGCGAAAGAGATTGAATCCGTTGATGCCTTCACCAATCCATCATCCCTCTTCCAGTCCTTCTGGAAGGAGTTCTCTTCTACTCCTACGTTCTGGCCATTTCACCAAGCTCTTGATGGAGAAATGGATCATCTGGAAGGTGGAAGCAATGAAGAGGGAACCATTGATCCAGGTAAGAAGATGGTTCAGCACAGTTCTGTAAGTAAAGGTAAGGGGGTTTTAGGGCAGTTTGGACGAAACTTAACCGACATCGCAAAAACAGGGATGATCGATCCAGTAATCGGTCGGGATGATGAGATTGAGCAGGTTGTGGAGATCTTAAATCGTCGCAATAAGAATAATCCTGTCTTAATTGGTGAGCCTGGTGTTGGTAAAACGGCCATTGCTGAGGGTCTAGCTCTCCGCGTCGTAGAAGGGAAGGTTCCCACGAAGCTACTGGACAAAGAGATCATCTCTCTGGATGTGGCATCCCTATTAGCTGGAACGTCTTATCGGGGTCAGTTTGAAGAACGGATGAAGCAGCTTGTGCAGGAATTGGAGCAGAATCAGCAAGTGATTCTTTTCATTGATGAGATTCACCAGATTGTGGGAGCAGGGAAGACAGAAGGCAGCACTGATGCAGGGAATATTCTCAAGCCTGCTCTAGCCCGTGGTGATATTCAGGTGATTGGTGCTACCACCTTGAAGGAGTATCGGGAGATTGAGAAGGATGCAGCACTGGAGCGTCGCTTCCAACCTGTTCTTGTGAAGGAGCCTAGCGTCGAGGATACTGTTCAAATTTTAAAGGGATTACGTCCTCACTATGAGGCATACCATGGTGTCACCTATTCAGACGAAGTATTAGCAGCATGTGCCCAGCTTTCTCAGCGGTATATTCAGGATCGGCATCTTCCTGATAAGGCCATTGACCTCATGGATCAGGCTGGTTCCATGGTGAACTTAAAGCTCCATGATCAGGATCTGAACGCCATGAAAAAACGCTTCGAAGAAGTGGTGAAGGAGAAAGCGGAAGCTGCTGAACAAGAGAATTATGAAAAAGCTGCCTACTTACGTCAAGAGGAGCTACTTTTGCAAGAGAAGATGAGCAAGGCGGAGCAAGGTGAGAGTAAACATGAGGTCACCGTGGAGGATATCCATCAGATTCTAGAGAAGAAAACAGGGATTCCAGTGGCGAAGATTCAGACCGATGAACAGACAAGATTACGGAATCTCGATGAAGAACTGAAAAAACAAGTGATCGGACAGCCAGAAGCGGTTGAACAAGTGGCACGGGCTATTCGCCGCAGTCGCGCAGGCTTCCACTATGGTGACCGCCCGATTGCATCCTTCCTCTTTGTCGGACCCACAGGAGTGGGCAAAACAGAGTTATCCCGTTCTTTAGCCAATACGCTATTTGGCGATCGTCACGCTCTGGTTCGTTTGGATATGAGTGAATATATGGAGAAGCATGCGGTAGCTAAGCTGATCGGTTCGCCTCCTGGTTATATTGGTCATGAGGATGGGGGACAGTTGACCGAGATTATTCGGCGTCAACCCTATAGCATCCTTCTCCTCGATGAGATGGAAAAAGCTCATCCAGACGTACAGCACCTCTTCTTACAGGTCCTGGAAGATGGGCGCTTAACAGATAGCCATGGTCGTACGGTGAGCTTCAAAGATACGATTATTATCATGACTAGTAATGCTAAGGATATCCATCAGTATTTTCGACCAGAGTTTCTCAACCGACTTGATCATATAATTCACTTCCGAGCACTAGAAAAAGAGGATCTATTACAGATTATCGATCTGCTCTTAGCCGATGTAGAAAGAATCGCCACTGAGCGCCAGCTCCAGCTAGAGATTACTAAGGAAGCGAAGGAGCGCTTAGTCGAATTAGGCTATGATCCACAGTATGGTGCTCGTCCACTCCGCCGAACCATTCAACGCTATGTAGAGGATCCCATTGTGGACCTCCTCTTAGAGAAGGAGGATGTGAAGAAGATTAAAGTGGAACGAGTAGGGGAGCGTATTGAAGTGAAAGTGGTTGAATAA
- a CDS encoding methyl-accepting chemotaxis protein, whose translation MGKSLNHKMLLIILIFLLFTGSSFLLSLYGLTEVRNQYEDFVESDVPFYSQTKDIYALGLQRGQAVRNLILNPQDEKALKNFQAASTDSLNLFEELLANAEKYGLHSEIESLHSLTQQDIQLQEKAVAMKDTDREGAFQFIVKEETPVWRQIKEAFFALEENVTQGFKGEQQGISDQIQQDLMWITALNVIILLFVILLYFLIRRFITWPIVKMSQHVRKMAEGDLTMSHLAVTGRDEIAQLSQDINGMTENFHELVANAHRISGTMASSADQVAQSVMENQKAIQEIALQTESIASTSDHQIASFDESSHAMEEMAQGIQKVAESSSIVAEKSNETNQMAHEGEAYLKQVVEQMDKVKGSTQQLSERIDCLNSDAQKIGEIVHVIANIASQTNLLALNASIEAARAGEEGKGFAVVASEVKKLATESEHSAQQIDELINTVQTEMSNAVSLMKNNLDDVQQGSVLVENTGEKFVQILQSIRHVALQIEEVSAAAEEMSAGSEEMSATFTELTRITKETSNASQNVAATTEEQQAAMEMMGSYVEELDQVAHELQALIQRFKVHEEK comes from the coding sequence GACGTACCGTTCTACTCACAAACCAAGGATATCTATGCCCTTGGTCTTCAACGGGGACAAGCAGTACGCAACCTGATTCTAAATCCTCAAGATGAAAAAGCGCTGAAGAACTTCCAAGCAGCTTCTACAGACTCACTAAACCTCTTTGAAGAATTGCTGGCTAATGCTGAAAAGTATGGATTACATAGTGAGATTGAAAGTCTCCACTCCCTCACCCAACAGGATATACAGCTTCAAGAAAAAGCAGTGGCAATGAAGGATACTGACCGCGAGGGAGCCTTTCAGTTTATTGTGAAGGAAGAGACGCCTGTATGGCGGCAAATCAAGGAAGCATTTTTTGCTTTGGAGGAAAATGTAACACAAGGCTTTAAAGGAGAACAACAAGGAATCTCCGATCAAATCCAGCAGGATTTAATGTGGATCACCGCTCTCAATGTGATTATTCTCTTGTTTGTCATTCTCCTCTATTTTCTTATTCGTCGCTTTATTACATGGCCCATCGTGAAGATGAGTCAACATGTTCGCAAGATGGCTGAAGGCGACTTAACCATGTCCCATCTCGCCGTAACTGGTCGTGATGAAATTGCCCAGTTATCTCAAGATATCAATGGAATGACTGAAAACTTTCATGAGCTTGTTGCCAATGCCCATCGTATCTCCGGTACAATGGCCTCCTCTGCAGACCAAGTGGCGCAGAGTGTGATGGAGAATCAGAAAGCGATTCAAGAGATTGCCCTGCAAACCGAATCCATCGCTTCTACCAGCGATCATCAGATCGCTAGCTTTGATGAGAGCTCCCATGCCATGGAGGAGATGGCTCAAGGTATTCAGAAGGTCGCAGAATCCTCCAGCATCGTCGCAGAAAAATCCAATGAAACGAATCAGATGGCTCATGAAGGCGAAGCATATCTGAAGCAGGTTGTAGAGCAAATGGATAAGGTAAAAGGCTCTACCCAACAGCTCTCTGAAAGAATAGATTGTTTGAATTCAGATGCCCAGAAAATTGGTGAAATTGTGCACGTGATTGCCAACATCGCTTCACAAACCAATCTTCTTGCTCTCAATGCATCGATCGAAGCGGCACGAGCTGGTGAAGAAGGTAAGGGCTTTGCTGTGGTGGCCTCAGAAGTGAAGAAACTGGCCACCGAGTCTGAACACTCTGCCCAGCAGATCGATGAGTTGATTAACACCGTTCAAACCGAGATGAGCAACGCTGTTTCCTTGATGAAAAACAATCTCGATGATGTCCAACAAGGCTCCGTCTTAGTGGAGAATACAGGGGAAAAATTTGTCCAAATCCTCCAATCGATTCGCCATGTAGCCTTGCAAATTGAAGAGGTCTCAGCAGCTGCTGAAGAAATGTCCGCTGGTTCTGAGGAGATGTCTGCCACCTTCACAGAGTTAACACGGATTACGAAGGAGACCAGCAATGCATCACAAAACGTAGCTGCTACAACGGAAGAGCAGCAGGCTGCCATGGAAATGATGGGTTCCTATGTAGAAGAGCTGGATCAAGTTGCTCATGAACTACAGGCACTGATTCAACGTTTTAAGGTGCATGAAGAGAAATAA